From a single Vibrio sp. BS-M-Sm-2 genomic region:
- a CDS encoding transcriptional regulator: MSAEFIINDDIQVNLEESEIHHFKTGRTYPIGSNESELLKFFISRPNEVITRQVLIEQVWVSKGIYVEDGSLMQTISICRKALEDKSGMIIVTERGKGYRFAGQVTQDKERALRKIQSQPKQETKQPEDNTAPESSTTETTAAPKKTNSVLALIALFVVTAGLSHYLFSYLDRNSLGEDLVGQHFISCKIESDEFTFNELFNVTLYEYKGRKIIIDNSGKSLSFPAGFKGVTCE, from the coding sequence ATGTCTGCTGAATTTATTATCAATGATGATATACAGGTCAATTTAGAAGAGAGTGAAATCCATCACTTTAAAACGGGCCGTACCTACCCAATAGGTTCTAATGAATCAGAGCTGCTTAAGTTTTTTATCTCGAGACCTAATGAGGTGATCACTCGCCAAGTTCTTATTGAACAAGTGTGGGTGTCTAAAGGTATATACGTTGAAGATGGCAGCCTAATGCAGACCATCTCTATTTGCCGAAAAGCGTTAGAAGATAAAAGCGGGATGATTATCGTCACTGAGCGCGGCAAAGGGTACCGATTTGCAGGGCAAGTGACACAAGACAAAGAACGCGCACTGCGTAAAATTCAATCTCAACCAAAACAAGAAACGAAACAACCTGAAGACAATACAGCGCCTGAAAGCTCAACAACCGAGACAACTGCCGCACCAAAAAAAACAAACAGTGTGTTAGCACTGATTGCATTATTTGTCGTGACTGCGGGGTTATCCCACTATTTGTTTTCTTATTTAGATAGAAATAGCCTAGGCGAAGATCTCGTGGGTCAGCATTTTATCTCATGTAAAATCGAATCCGATGAATTCACATTTAATGAGTTATTCAACGTAACGCTATATGAATATAAGGGACGAAAAATCATCATCGATAATTCAGGAAAATCTCTGAGCTTCCCTGCCGGATTTAAAGGAGTGACTTGTGAGTAA
- a CDS encoding outer membrane protein transport protein, with protein MKNKLILGTAAALIPCLTNAAGFQLNAQSATGLGRAFAGDAVMADSAAIVAKNSAAMAYIEQPTLSVGAIYIDSGIDVSDISYTPLKGDTTSLSDQDLSAGTLVPNIHYVHPIQDSQFTLGATVHSNFGTDVEFDESFEADEFGGKTALSSINVGFAVAYELSEQINLGAGIDVIYGEGEIYRQNLLNVDADGFGLGANVGATYQVNEHNKFGISYRYSPDIEVEGDITKGGVPADKMNVPLPDTLEFSGWHQLNEQWAFHYSLQWVNWSEFDSLISDSYDDSIKEYQWKDAGHVSVGGTYTMSKDIVLRAGYMYDISPTDELTSLSIPDVNRHWLTVGGTYNFTAASSVDIGVGFIIGESQDIDENLTTIPGTSSNITADVTADVTADALVLGVQYQHRF; from the coding sequence ATGAAGAATAAACTCATATTGGGCACCGCAGCTGCTCTCATTCCTTGTTTAACAAACGCCGCAGGATTCCAACTTAACGCACAATCAGCAACGGGTTTAGGTCGTGCATTCGCGGGTGATGCTGTTATGGCCGATAGCGCGGCAATTGTGGCTAAGAACAGTGCTGCGATGGCTTACATCGAGCAACCAACACTCTCTGTCGGCGCTATCTATATCGATAGTGGTATTGATGTATCGGATATCAGTTATACGCCTTTAAAAGGGGATACCACATCACTGAGTGACCAAGATCTTAGCGCAGGTACTTTGGTTCCAAACATCCATTACGTGCATCCAATTCAAGATTCCCAATTTACCTTGGGCGCAACAGTCCATTCCAATTTCGGTACTGACGTTGAGTTTGACGAGTCGTTCGAAGCGGATGAGTTCGGAGGGAAAACAGCGCTTTCCAGTATCAATGTTGGCTTCGCTGTGGCTTATGAATTGTCCGAACAAATCAACTTAGGTGCCGGGATAGATGTTATCTACGGTGAGGGTGAGATATACCGTCAAAACTTGTTAAATGTAGATGCAGATGGTTTCGGTTTGGGGGCTAATGTTGGTGCGACTTACCAAGTCAACGAACATAACAAGTTCGGTATTAGTTACCGTTACAGCCCAGATATCGAAGTGGAAGGTGACATTACCAAAGGCGGTGTCCCTGCCGACAAGATGAACGTACCTCTACCAGACACTCTAGAGTTTTCCGGTTGGCACCAGCTCAACGAACAGTGGGCTTTTCACTACAGCCTGCAATGGGTGAATTGGTCTGAATTTGACTCGCTAATATCTGACTCTTATGACGACTCTATTAAAGAGTATCAATGGAAAGATGCAGGACATGTTTCTGTCGGTGGTACATACACCATGTCAAAAGACATCGTTCTACGAGCGGGCTACATGTACGACATTTCCCCGACTGATGAACTCACATCGCTCTCTATTCCTGATGTTAACCGTCATTGGCTTACAGTCGGAGGGACGTATAACTTCACGGCTGCCAGTTCTGTGGACATTGGTGTCGGCTTTATCATCGGAGAATCACAAGATATTGACGAAAACCTGACGACGATTCCAGGAACGAGTTCCAATATAACTGCTGATGTGACTGCTGATGTGACTGCCGATGCTCTCGTGCTTGGTGTTCAATATCAGCATCGTTTTTAA
- a CDS encoding response regulator: protein MTICKVMLVDDHPLMRRGISQLLSFEDEFEVIAEASNGTEAVALAHEEEPDLILLDLNMKGMSGLDTLKALRTDGSSANIVILTVSDSPADIEAIVKAGADGYLLKDTEPDELIELLKQAHSGDKAYSSVVARYLNDAGSRNDIFDQLTEREMQILQEVAKGYRNKQIADHLFISESTVKVHMKSLLKKLQVPSRTAATVLYLERYGEMK from the coding sequence TTGACGATTTGTAAAGTAATGCTGGTTGATGATCATCCATTGATGCGTAGAGGTATAAGTCAATTACTGAGCTTTGAAGATGAATTCGAAGTGATTGCAGAAGCAAGTAACGGTACTGAAGCAGTCGCTCTTGCCCATGAAGAAGAACCTGATTTGATCTTATTGGATCTTAATATGAAAGGTATGTCTGGACTTGATACGCTGAAAGCACTTCGTACTGACGGCTCAAGCGCAAACATTGTAATCCTGACTGTCTCTGATAGCCCTGCAGACATTGAAGCGATTGTAAAAGCGGGTGCTGATGGTTACTTGTTGAAAGACACAGAACCCGATGAGTTAATCGAACTGCTTAAGCAAGCACACAGTGGTGACAAGGCATACAGCAGTGTGGTTGCTCGTTACTTAAATGACGCAGGTAGCCGTAATGATATCTTCGACCAACTGACTGAACGCGAAATGCAAATCCTTCAAGAAGTTGCGAAAGGTTACCGCAACAAACAGATCGCTGATCACCTGTTTATTTCTGAATCGACAGTTAAGGTACATATGAAAAGCTTGCTGAAAAAGCTGCAAGTGCCTTCACGTACTGCTGCCACGGTTCTGTATCTAGAACGCTATGGTGAAATGAAGTAG
- a CDS encoding efflux RND transporter periplasmic adaptor subunit, whose translation MKFTKLSKTICLALFALHISPSFAQDSNLIPVTIEKAHKQAFTSSINEVGKIRATDSAALTFSASDKILNIHFKDGDSVKKGELIAQLDNTKAKADLDKARSSLALAKSKLKRVQELLKKQPDSMSQQDVEELGEQANLAAADFRQKEALMNDYLLVAPFDGQLTNFTHSVGSKIDGATALVSLIKLDPVEVQYSIGQSDLGNAKLGQNVSIQVDAFVDEAFSGVVDYIAPAVDESSGRVEVHAHVTNPDHRLVPGMFAKVSQMTSEDTTQMVVSQNSVQAKNAQRFVWIVNGEKIEQHIVELGVNTNDGYVVVESGLKLGDQVVVTGQQNLKRASLVKVMNPNAEQKTVELITEPVDKVVTKQTVKPEVEETETQIDEAHPVEPSVDWTEATKGVDEAVNENSEGGETNAAAEQSSSESLNKETHSKETLSKQTQSKEAVTKEKLNEAS comes from the coding sequence ATGAAATTTACAAAGCTTAGCAAAACAATCTGTTTGGCACTGTTTGCCTTACATATCTCTCCATCGTTTGCCCAAGACTCAAACTTGATTCCTGTGACTATCGAAAAAGCGCACAAACAAGCATTCACATCTTCAATCAACGAGGTTGGCAAAATCAGGGCAACGGATTCTGCTGCATTGACATTCAGTGCCTCCGACAAAATTCTCAATATCCATTTCAAAGATGGAGATTCAGTTAAAAAAGGCGAGTTGATCGCTCAACTGGACAATACCAAAGCGAAAGCCGATTTAGACAAAGCAAGAAGCTCTCTAGCGTTAGCAAAGTCGAAATTAAAGCGAGTACAAGAATTACTAAAGAAACAGCCTGACTCTATGTCTCAACAAGATGTTGAAGAACTGGGAGAGCAGGCGAATTTAGCTGCGGCTGATTTCCGTCAGAAAGAAGCGCTAATGAATGATTATTTATTGGTTGCGCCATTTGATGGGCAATTAACCAACTTCACCCACTCAGTGGGCAGTAAGATTGATGGCGCAACCGCGTTGGTGAGTTTGATTAAACTCGATCCTGTCGAAGTTCAGTATTCCATTGGACAGTCTGACTTGGGTAACGCAAAACTAGGTCAGAATGTTTCCATCCAAGTTGATGCATTTGTCGATGAAGCGTTTTCTGGTGTTGTGGATTACATTGCCCCCGCGGTTGATGAGAGTTCAGGTCGCGTAGAAGTACACGCGCACGTGACTAATCCAGATCATCGCTTAGTTCCGGGCATGTTTGCCAAAGTAAGCCAAATGACGAGCGAAGACACGACTCAAATGGTGGTTTCTCAAAATTCCGTTCAAGCAAAAAATGCACAACGTTTTGTATGGATTGTGAATGGCGAAAAAATCGAGCAACACATTGTTGAATTGGGCGTGAACACTAACGATGGGTACGTCGTTGTAGAAAGCGGATTGAAACTGGGTGATCAGGTCGTAGTGACGGGACAACAGAACCTAAAGAGAGCGTCTCTAGTTAAGGTAATGAACCCTAATGCGGAGCAGAAAACGGTTGAGTTAATTACGGAGCCGGTAGATAAAGTGGTCACTAAGCAGACCGTTAAGCCCGAGGTAGAAGAGACCGAAACACAGATTGATGAAGCACATCCGGTTGAGCCTTCGGTTGATTGGACGGAAGCAACAAAAGGTGTAGATGAAGCCGTCAACGAAAATAGCGAGGGTGGGGAAACTAATGCGGCTGCTGAGCAATCATCGAGCGAAAGTCTAAACAAGGAAACTCACAGCAAGGAAACTTTAAGCAAGCAAACCCAAAGCAAGGAAGCCGTAACAAAGGAGAAACTGAATGAAGCTTCCTGA
- the narQ gene encoding nitrate/nitrite two-component system sensor histidine kinase NarQ: MLIKPVSSVTSTIAKSLLSILLLSVTTTGFAIFTLASSLNDAEAVNVAGSMRMQSYRLAHDIQIESVDYDSHIREFESSLYSPSMTNLVSWEVPTDITEDYYLIIGRWHELKRVLNSEDRKHYLVLVENFVTEIDGFVFKLQEFSEDKLIKLAWAGGIGLGGILVISLFVVHFVRKQVVKPLHALVGASQRIKNSDFEVELKVTSSNELGILTKTFNSMAKDLGVLYRNLEDVVDAKTVELQNANQSLQALYHSSQELTVTRIAPENFRAILQHLVSLEGIESLRLEIADNSGRSLIMDEGYDSNLDYEKFEMKLDDNELILGYLYCSYHHGHSTKALIESFIQLLSRAIYYNRAQKKAEQLIIMEERATIARELHDSLAQSLSYLKIQVTLLKRVIGKLPEQQHREQSEQIASEIGNGLADAYTQLRELLTTFRLTIKEGNFGDALSTMLEELSERTDAKINLTNNLSSIELDAHSQVHLLQLIREATINAIKHANADLIDVCCIDEDGEVLVVIKDNGDGFDSSSSKTNHYGMSIMQERAARLNGDLTIEAAQGEGCTVILKYKSLKEVKVDDL, from the coding sequence TTGCTTATAAAACCGGTTTCATCTGTAACGAGTACGATAGCTAAGTCACTGCTATCTATACTGCTGTTGTCGGTTACTACGACTGGCTTTGCTATCTTTACATTGGCTTCAAGTCTGAATGATGCAGAAGCGGTGAATGTCGCAGGTTCGATGCGAATGCAGAGTTACCGTCTAGCCCATGATATTCAAATAGAATCAGTTGATTATGATTCTCATATCCGTGAATTCGAAAGCTCTCTTTACTCACCGTCGATGACCAATTTGGTAAGTTGGGAAGTTCCGACAGACATCACAGAAGACTACTATCTAATCATTGGCCGTTGGCATGAGCTGAAACGTGTATTGAACAGTGAAGATCGCAAACACTATCTCGTGTTAGTTGAAAACTTCGTGACTGAAATCGATGGCTTCGTTTTTAAGCTGCAAGAGTTCTCTGAAGATAAGCTGATAAAACTGGCGTGGGCTGGTGGTATTGGTTTAGGCGGAATTCTCGTCATATCTCTTTTTGTTGTTCACTTTGTACGTAAACAAGTTGTTAAACCGCTACATGCCTTAGTTGGAGCCAGCCAGCGAATTAAGAACAGTGATTTTGAAGTAGAACTCAAAGTGACCAGTAGCAACGAATTGGGCATTTTGACTAAAACCTTTAACTCGATGGCGAAAGATCTCGGCGTGCTTTATCGCAATCTTGAAGATGTAGTAGATGCTAAGACGGTAGAACTACAAAATGCTAACCAGTCACTGCAGGCACTTTATCACTCGTCACAAGAACTTACGGTTACACGTATCGCCCCAGAAAACTTCCGAGCTATTCTGCAGCACCTAGTCAGTCTAGAAGGAATAGAGTCGTTAAGGCTTGAGATAGCTGATAACTCGGGTCGTTCATTGATTATGGATGAAGGCTACGATTCGAATTTAGATTACGAAAAGTTCGAGATGAAGCTAGATGATAACGAACTCATTCTCGGTTACTTGTACTGTTCGTATCACCATGGGCATTCTACCAAGGCGTTGATCGAGAGCTTTATTCAACTGTTATCTCGAGCTATTTATTATAATCGTGCCCAAAAGAAAGCCGAACAGCTTATTATTATGGAAGAACGAGCGACGATCGCACGTGAGTTGCACGATTCACTGGCTCAATCACTATCCTACTTGAAAATCCAAGTTACATTATTAAAGCGTGTGATTGGTAAGTTACCAGAGCAGCAACACAGAGAGCAGTCAGAACAAATAGCGTCGGAAATCGGTAACGGTTTAGCAGACGCCTATACTCAGTTAAGAGAGCTACTCACCACATTCAGGTTGACCATAAAAGAGGGCAACTTCGGAGATGCTTTGAGCACCATGCTTGAAGAGCTCAGCGAAAGAACAGATGCAAAGATTAACCTAACCAATAATCTTTCATCCATAGAGCTTGATGCACACAGTCAGGTTCACTTGCTTCAGTTGATTCGTGAGGCAACAATAAATGCAATAAAACACGCCAATGCCGACTTGATAGATGTATGCTGTATCGATGAGGACGGTGAAGTATTAGTCGTGATTAAAGATAATGGAGATGGCTTTGACTCAAGTAGTTCTAAGACGAACCACTACGGGATGAGCATTATGCAGGAGCGTGCGGCAAGACTGAATGGCGACTTAACGATTGAAGCAGCTCAAGGTGAAGGCTGTACAGTCATATTGAAATATAAAAGTTTGAAGGAAGTTAAAGTTGACGATTTGTAA
- a CDS encoding lipase, with product MNRTTTPVKCENYEGAVLNEFNKPYLCGLITLALLGCQSEDSTQDPVSVLVPYNINELPKPNDGYGYDDDGTITGVGEHVAAMSSTNDAYYQDYNNSYAALDGWGLCAEPILIPLQSVNSDKRYPLNNETLAGNVVLIDESSGSEVATQISADGSNIIIQCESGLKEGTTYSIVVTDGVKTEFDEPLKADASFEQLIYSEAQFNNDKEQDLHTQVISATSSYEEIYPGKGIPVYAAQFKTQSSYAPLDAIKYNHEVFGSSFTSQLNPITERKKDYDLYTKQLKIPSYLPFTKARESECIIDEFEPKDNCPPLYEWITNIDGGFPTERVPTPKITEELDITADIYVPNGWDKSSQLPTAIFIHGVTAERGTASLMAAEYTKKGYAVVAIDMPYHGERMRYDISDPENPIEISARANKAFFINIDSPLALRSNLQQSVSDFLGLRYALSQEDWVKKDDVHLIGQSLGGIMSVMVSEFSQVKDGFPVNNEFEFNTVNFVVPGQGLTNLVLSSQTLGPEMSEGVKKSPDVQRGIAETVIPDICTAEATNQQCIEALREFVALSSDNAQLVSQLENDIFDLVVTDLKQGVQATIDSADPASFISRQVKAEQPTLLLAAVGDCGETCDVGVDYVPDSVIPNSDPNNIRTGTEPLITALGLDPITGTKRDQIELGGVIRTTTGGHGTYLFPYEGPVDENGLPGMPGENMSDVREAVDTQQVAVASMVMSDGSVVVINNEDHIETEVPQDEE from the coding sequence ATAAATCGCACGACCACACCAGTTAAATGCGAAAACTACGAAGGAGCTGTTTTGAACGAATTCAATAAGCCATATCTATGTGGACTAATTACGCTTGCCTTACTCGGCTGTCAGTCTGAAGACTCGACACAAGACCCCGTTTCGGTATTGGTTCCCTACAACATCAATGAATTACCAAAACCGAACGATGGATACGGGTATGACGACGACGGAACCATTACCGGAGTCGGTGAACACGTTGCCGCAATGTCATCGACCAATGATGCCTATTATCAGGACTACAACAACTCATACGCCGCTTTAGATGGCTGGGGACTTTGTGCAGAGCCTATTTTAATTCCGCTACAGAGTGTTAATTCAGATAAGCGTTATCCGCTGAATAATGAAACCTTAGCAGGGAACGTAGTGCTAATTGATGAGTCATCGGGTTCGGAAGTTGCTACTCAAATATCCGCTGATGGTTCCAATATTATTATTCAGTGCGAATCAGGATTAAAAGAAGGGACGACTTATTCGATCGTTGTGACTGATGGAGTTAAAACTGAATTTGACGAACCTTTAAAAGCAGACGCTAGCTTTGAGCAATTAATATACTCCGAGGCACAATTTAATAACGACAAAGAACAAGATCTCCACACTCAAGTTATCAGCGCTACAAGCTCATATGAAGAGATATATCCGGGTAAAGGAATTCCTGTATATGCCGCACAGTTTAAAACTCAGAGTTCTTATGCTCCCTTGGATGCGATCAAATATAACCATGAGGTATTTGGAAGTTCTTTTACTAGTCAGTTAAATCCGATTACAGAACGGAAGAAAGATTACGATCTCTATACCAAACAGCTTAAGATTCCTTCCTATTTACCTTTTACTAAAGCAAGAGAATCAGAATGTATCATTGATGAGTTTGAACCGAAGGATAACTGTCCTCCACTTTACGAATGGATTACAAACATCGATGGTGGTTTCCCTACGGAAAGAGTCCCAACTCCGAAGATAACCGAAGAGTTAGATATAACTGCAGATATTTATGTTCCTAATGGATGGGACAAAAGTAGTCAGTTACCTACAGCAATATTTATTCATGGTGTTACGGCTGAACGCGGTACCGCTTCTTTGATGGCTGCGGAATATACAAAAAAAGGTTACGCCGTCGTTGCGATCGACATGCCATATCATGGTGAGCGAATGCGGTATGACATTAGCGACCCAGAAAATCCAATAGAAATCAGTGCTCGAGCAAACAAAGCGTTTTTCATCAATATCGATTCGCCATTGGCACTGCGTTCTAACCTTCAGCAATCCGTATCTGACTTTTTAGGCCTTCGCTATGCACTAAGCCAAGAAGATTGGGTGAAAAAAGATGACGTTCACTTAATCGGACAATCGTTGGGTGGAATCATGTCGGTAATGGTGAGTGAATTTAGCCAAGTTAAAGATGGTTTCCCAGTTAACAATGAATTTGAATTCAATACAGTGAACTTTGTTGTTCCGGGACAGGGGTTAACCAACTTGGTTTTGTCTTCTCAAACCTTAGGCCCTGAAATGTCTGAAGGCGTTAAGAAGTCTCCAGACGTTCAGAGAGGCATTGCTGAAACTGTCATACCAGATATCTGTACAGCAGAAGCGACGAATCAACAATGTATTGAAGCACTTAGAGAGTTCGTAGCTCTTTCGTCTGATAACGCACAACTTGTTAGTCAGTTAGAGAATGACATCTTCGATTTAGTTGTTACAGACCTTAAACAAGGGGTTCAAGCAACAATTGATAGTGCCGACCCTGCCAGCTTCATCTCTCGTCAAGTTAAGGCTGAGCAACCGACTCTTTTGTTAGCTGCCGTCGGAGACTGCGGAGAAACCTGCGATGTAGGTGTAGATTACGTTCCCGATAGCGTTATTCCAAACAGCGATCCAAACAACATTCGTACAGGTACTGAGCCACTAATTACTGCTCTTGGCTTAGACCCAATAACGGGTACAAAGCGTGATCAGATCGAACTCGGTGGAGTCATAAGAACGACAACAGGTGGACACGGTACGTATTTGTTTCCTTATGAAGGGCCTGTTGATGAAAATGGATTGCCGGGTATGCCGGGAGAAAATATGTCTGACGTACGTGAAGCTGTTGACACTCAGCAAGTTGCTGTTGCTTCAATGGTAATGAGTGACGGCTCAGTCGTAGTTATAAACAACGAAGATCATATCGAAACTGAGGTGCCTCAAGATGAAGAATAA
- the dcuC gene encoding anaerobic C4-dicarboxylate transporter DcuC, producing MLELLIGLVITIAVGYFIVKGYKAAGVLLTAGLALLLITGLIGHTVLPAKVASTGNMVTDSLEFVKYMLQYRGGGLGMQIMLLCGFASYMTHIGANNVVVKQFSKPLAAIKSPYVLLVAAYIVACLMSLAVSSATGLGVLLMATLFPMMTAMGISRPAAVAVCASPAAIILSPTSGDVVIAAEKSGMSLDVFAVQTVLPVSICAIIVMAGAAFFWNKYLDKKENTPMEKVDVSEIETTAPAFYAALPFLPIIGVFLFNGRTIPGLSLDIYTIVVGSIFVGAVIDYVVKKFDGEKTLEDLDSCYQGMADAFKGVVMLLVAAGVFAQGLMSIGAIDNLIGLAESAGAGGIALMLILTGLTVAAAIATGSGNAPFYAFVELAPSLAAKMGLNPAFLIIPMLQASNLGRTISPVSGVIVATSGMGKISPFEVVKRTSVPVICGLITVIFGTLVLVPMAA from the coding sequence ATGTTAGAGCTCTTGATCGGATTAGTGATTACTATTGCTGTTGGTTACTTTATTGTAAAAGGCTATAAAGCGGCGGGTGTATTACTAACTGCTGGCCTTGCCCTACTTCTTATCACCGGCCTTATTGGTCACACAGTCTTACCAGCTAAAGTCGCTTCAACAGGTAACATGGTTACCGACTCACTAGAATTTGTTAAATACATGCTTCAGTACCGCGGGGGCGGCCTAGGCATGCAAATCATGCTTCTTTGTGGTTTTGCTTCTTACATGACGCACATTGGTGCTAACAATGTGGTAGTGAAACAGTTCTCTAAACCACTTGCTGCGATCAAATCTCCCTACGTACTTCTTGTTGCGGCTTACATCGTAGCGTGTCTAATGTCTCTAGCAGTAAGTTCTGCAACGGGTCTCGGTGTACTATTGATGGCAACCCTATTCCCAATGATGACGGCAATGGGTATTTCTCGCCCAGCGGCAGTTGCGGTTTGTGCATCACCTGCAGCCATCATTCTTTCACCAACCTCTGGTGATGTGGTAATCGCGGCAGAAAAGTCAGGCATGTCTCTTGATGTGTTTGCTGTTCAAACGGTACTGCCTGTTTCTATCTGTGCGATCATCGTGATGGCGGGTGCGGCTTTCTTCTGGAACAAATACCTAGATAAGAAAGAAAACACACCAATGGAAAAAGTTGACGTTTCTGAAATCGAAACAACGGCACCAGCTTTCTACGCTGCACTTCCATTTCTACCTATCATCGGCGTTTTCCTATTCAACGGTCGTACGATTCCAGGGCTTTCACTTGATATCTACACCATTGTGGTAGGTTCTATCTTCGTGGGCGCGGTCATCGATTACGTTGTTAAGAAGTTTGACGGCGAGAAAACATTAGAAGATTTAGACTCTTGCTACCAAGGTATGGCTGACGCGTTCAAAGGCGTGGTAATGCTGTTGGTTGCGGCAGGCGTATTTGCTCAAGGTCTAATGTCTATTGGTGCGATTGATAACCTAATCGGTCTTGCTGAATCTGCAGGCGCAGGCGGTATCGCATTGATGCTTATCCTGACGGGTCTAACGGTGGCTGCAGCTATCGCGACAGGTTCTGGTAACGCGCCATTCTATGCATTCGTAGAACTGGCTCCATCACTGGCTGCGAAAATGGGCTTGAACCCAGCGTTCCTAATCATCCCAATGCTTCAAGCATCGAACCTAGGCCGTACCATTTCGCCAGTATCTGGTGTAATTGTAGCGACATCTGGTATGGGTAAAATCAGCCCATTTGAAGTAGTAAAACGTACGTCTGTACCTGTAATCTGTGGTCTTATTACGGTTATCTTCGGTACGCTTGTATTGGTTCCTATGGCAGCGTAA